A single genomic interval of Gemmatimonadetes bacterium SCN 70-22 harbors:
- a CDS encoding 2-nitropropane dioxygenase, translated as MGIAVSSWRLARAVASAGQLGVVSGTAIDSVLVRRLQDGDLCGSVRRAMEKFPIPDVTAYVMRRFFKPEGRAPGEAYRMLPMYRQTMSPLRQQITMLASFVEVTLAKEGHDGMVGINLLTKVQMPNLPTLYGAMLAGVNVVLMGAGIPREIPAALDNMAHHEVATMKFDVEGLPAGQAEYLTFDPRKHNPTAGQSLDRPLFFPIVSAASLAHTLARKSNGRVDGFVVEGPTAGGHNAPPRGALRLSESGEPIYGERDEVDMGAMREIGLPFWLAGGAGSPEGLDHALSVGAHGIQVGTLFAYSEEAGFSTDVKRTIVTAAAEDRVSVRTEVRASPTGYPFKVAQVDGLPVLHQPRTRVCDLGYLRSAVHNPDGGITYRCAAEPVDQYVKKGGALEDTEGRQCLCNALMSSIGMGQERDGYVEPPIVTSGDDVKYLKRFLQGRDSYRAADVIAYLTRSALVTA; from the coding sequence ATGGGGATTGCCGTCTCGAGCTGGCGCCTGGCCCGAGCCGTCGCCTCGGCGGGGCAGCTCGGCGTGGTGTCGGGCACGGCCATCGACAGTGTCCTCGTCCGGCGTCTTCAGGACGGTGACCTGTGCGGCAGCGTGCGCCGGGCCATGGAGAAGTTCCCGATCCCCGACGTCACCGCGTACGTGATGCGTCGGTTCTTCAAGCCCGAGGGGCGCGCACCGGGGGAGGCGTACCGGATGCTCCCGATGTACCGCCAGACGATGAGCCCACTGCGCCAGCAGATCACGATGCTGGCCTCGTTCGTCGAGGTCACGCTGGCCAAGGAGGGGCACGACGGGATGGTGGGGATCAACCTCCTCACCAAGGTCCAGATGCCCAACCTCCCCACGCTCTACGGCGCGATGCTCGCCGGGGTGAACGTCGTCCTGATGGGCGCGGGGATCCCGCGCGAGATTCCCGCGGCGCTCGACAACATGGCGCACCACGAGGTGGCGACCATGAAGTTCGACGTCGAGGGACTCCCGGCCGGGCAGGCGGAGTACCTCACCTTCGACCCGCGCAAGCACAACCCGACCGCGGGCCAGTCGCTCGATCGCCCGCTCTTCTTCCCCATCGTCTCGGCGGCCTCGCTGGCGCACACGCTGGCCCGGAAGTCGAACGGTCGCGTGGACGGCTTCGTGGTCGAGGGGCCGACCGCTGGCGGGCACAACGCCCCGCCGCGCGGCGCGTTGCGCCTGTCGGAATCGGGCGAGCCGATCTACGGCGAGCGCGACGAGGTCGACATGGGGGCGATGCGCGAGATCGGCCTCCCGTTCTGGCTGGCCGGCGGCGCCGGCTCGCCCGAAGGGCTCGATCACGCGCTGTCCGTCGGCGCCCACGGGATCCAGGTGGGGACGCTCTTTGCCTACAGCGAGGAAGCGGGCTTCTCCACGGACGTGAAGCGCACGATCGTCACCGCGGCGGCGGAAGACCGGGTGAGCGTTCGCACCGAGGTGCGCGCCTCGCCCACCGGCTATCCGTTCAAGGTGGCGCAGGTCGACGGCCTCCCGGTGCTGCACCAGCCGCGCACCCGCGTCTGCGACCTCGGCTACCTGCGCTCGGCGGTGCACAATCCCGACGGCGGCATCACCTACCGCTGCGCCGCCGAGCCGGTGGACCAGTACGTCAAGAAGGGAGGCGCACTCGAGGACACCGAGGGGCGGCAGTGCCTGTGCAATGCCCTCATGTCGAGCATCGGCATGGGGCAGGAGCGCGACGGCTACGTGGAGCCGCCCATCGTGACCAGCGGCGACGACGTCAAGTACCTGAAGCGTTTCCTGCAGGGGCGTGACTCGTACCGTGCAGCGGACGTGATCGCGTACCTCACGCGCTCGGCGCTCGTGACGGCCTGA
- a CDS encoding amidohydrolase, with protein MRRWLSAVVPSAFVLTALVSAPAALPAQKAPRPDPRLEKLKAEALTKIDARAKLVQEIIDQVFSFGELGMQEFETSKYLTGLLEANGFTVERGVAGMPTAFVATWGSGKPVIALGSDIDGIPQSNQKPAFGFFEPLVPGAPGHGEGHNSGQAVNIAAALVVKEIMEREKIPGTLKIWPGVAEEQVAGKAHLVRAGVFKDVDVALFTHVGNNLGVSWGQSGSNAIVTALFRFKGQTAHSAGAPWRGKSALDAVMLMGQGWEFKREHLEPAQRSHYVIVDGGDQPNVVPQTASIWFYIRERDYDRVQANFEAAKRIAQGAAMMTDTKLDTVMILGSAWSGHFNKAIAQATYDNIKRVGLPRWDENDLALAKAIQKELGSRQQGLETQVDSLGGPVDMSRSLGGGSDDIGDVSWNVPTVTLRYPSNIPGLPGHNWANGISMATPIAHKGGVAGAKVQALTLLDILLTPKLVADAWDYFNNVQTKTTKYKSFLGPNDGPPTWLNEEIMAKYRPLMKPYYYDPSKHSSYLEQLGIKYPTVKPIAQ; from the coding sequence ATGCGCCGCTGGCTGTCCGCCGTCGTGCCGTCCGCCTTCGTGCTGACCGCACTCGTCAGTGCCCCTGCCGCCCTCCCCGCCCAGAAGGCCCCCCGGCCCGACCCGCGCCTCGAGAAGCTCAAGGCCGAGGCGCTCACGAAGATCGACGCCCGGGCCAAGCTCGTGCAGGAGATCATCGACCAGGTCTTCTCGTTCGGCGAACTCGGGATGCAGGAGTTCGAGACCTCGAAGTACCTCACGGGGCTCCTCGAGGCGAACGGCTTCACGGTGGAACGCGGCGTGGCCGGGATGCCGACGGCCTTCGTGGCGACCTGGGGGTCGGGGAAACCGGTCATCGCGTTAGGCTCGGACATCGACGGGATTCCGCAGTCCAACCAGAAGCCGGCCTTCGGCTTCTTCGAGCCGCTCGTCCCCGGCGCCCCGGGACACGGTGAGGGGCACAACTCCGGCCAGGCGGTGAACATCGCCGCCGCCCTGGTGGTCAAGGAGATCATGGAGCGCGAGAAGATCCCGGGGACGCTCAAGATCTGGCCCGGCGTCGCCGAGGAGCAGGTGGCGGGCAAGGCCCACCTCGTGCGCGCCGGCGTCTTCAAGGACGTCGACGTCGCCTTGTTCACCCACGTCGGGAACAACCTCGGCGTCTCGTGGGGGCAGTCGGGCTCGAACGCGATCGTCACGGCGCTCTTCCGCTTCAAGGGGCAGACGGCGCACTCGGCCGGGGCCCCGTGGCGCGGCAAGTCGGCGCTCGACGCGGTCATGCTGATGGGCCAGGGGTGGGAGTTCAAGCGCGAGCACCTCGAACCGGCCCAGCGCTCGCACTACGTGATCGTGGACGGCGGCGACCAGCCCAACGTGGTCCCGCAAACCGCCTCCATCTGGTTCTACATCCGCGAGCGCGACTACGATCGCGTGCAGGCCAACTTCGAGGCCGCCAAGCGCATCGCCCAGGGGGCGGCGATGATGACCGACACGAAGCTCGACACGGTCATGATCCTCGGCTCGGCGTGGAGCGGGCACTTCAACAAGGCGATCGCGCAGGCGACCTACGACAACATCAAGCGGGTCGGCCTGCCCAGGTGGGACGAGAACGACCTCGCCCTCGCCAAGGCGATCCAGAAGGAGCTCGGCTCGCGCCAGCAGGGACTCGAGACGCAGGTCGACTCGCTCGGCGGGCCGGTAGACATGTCGCGCTCGTTAGGCGGCGGCTCCGACGACATCGGCGACGTGTCGTGGAACGTCCCGACCGTCACGCTGCGCTACCCGTCGAACATCCCGGGACTCCCCGGGCACAACTGGGCCAACGGCATCTCGATGGCCACGCCGATCGCCCACAAGGGCGGCGTCGCCGGAGCCAAGGTGCAGGCGCTCACCCTGCTCGACATCCTGCTGACCCCCAAGCTGGTGGCCGACGCCTGGGACTACTTCAACAACGTCCAGACCAAGACCACCAAGTACAAGTCGTTCCTCGGCCCCAACGACGGCCCGCCGACCTGGCTGAACGAGGAGATCATGGCCAAGTACCGGCCGTTGATGAAGCCCTACTACTACGACCCCAGCAAGCACTCGAGCTACCTGGAGCAGCTCGGAATCAAGTATCCGACGGTGAAGCCGATCGCGCAGTAG
- a CDS encoding amidohydrolase, protein MAAATTSAEAQGTRGARPDPRLEKLKAEALTKVDARATLVQQIIDQVFSFGELGMQEFETSKYLTGILEQAGFAVERGTAGMPTAWVARWGSGKPVISLGSDIDGIPQANQKPAFAYRDPIVAMAPGHGEGHNSGQAVNIAAALVVKEIMEREKLPGTLVLWPGVAEEQLAGKAHLVRAGVFKDVDVTLFTHVGSDLSVAWGRSGSLAMISAIFKFRGQTAHSAGAPWRGKSALDAAMLMGQGWEYKREHLEPQQRSHYIIRDGGDQPNVVPQTASIWFYIRERDHERVVRNFEAAKRIAQGAAMMTDTRLDTIQVVGSAWDVHFNKAVAEAAFANIKRVGLPKWDEKDQLLARSLQKEMGAPDSGLATRIDSLSGPPPDNVVYGGSDDIGDISWNVPTITLSYPSNIPGTPGHNWADAIAMATPIAHKGAVAGAKVQALTMLDLLLTPKIVADAWTYFNTVQTKDRKYQSFLGPNDGPPTFLNEEIMARWRPLMRKYYYDPARYGTYLEQLGITYPTLKPAIQ, encoded by the coding sequence ATCGCCGCCGCCACCACGTCCGCCGAGGCACAGGGCACCCGGGGCGCACGTCCCGACCCGCGGCTGGAGAAGCTCAAGGCCGAGGCGCTCACCAAGGTCGATGCGCGTGCCACGCTCGTCCAGCAGATCATCGACCAGGTCTTCTCGTTCGGCGAGCTGGGAATGCAGGAGTTCGAGACGTCGAAGTACCTGACGGGGATCCTGGAGCAGGCCGGTTTCGCCGTCGAACGGGGGACGGCGGGGATGCCGACGGCGTGGGTGGCGCGGTGGGGGTCGGGCAAGCCCGTCATCTCGTTAGGTTCGGACATCGACGGCATTCCCCAGGCCAACCAGAAGCCGGCCTTCGCCTATCGCGATCCCATCGTCGCCATGGCCCCCGGGCACGGCGAGGGGCACAACTCCGGGCAGGCGGTGAACATCGCGGCGGCGCTCGTGGTGAAGGAGATCATGGAGCGGGAGAAGCTCCCGGGCACCCTGGTCCTGTGGCCCGGCGTCGCCGAGGAGCAGCTGGCGGGGAAGGCGCACCTGGTGCGGGCGGGCGTCTTCAAGGACGTCGACGTCACGCTGTTCACGCACGTCGGCTCCGACCTGTCGGTCGCCTGGGGGCGCTCCGGCTCGCTGGCCATGATCTCGGCCATCTTCAAGTTCCGCGGGCAGACCGCGCACTCCGCCGGCGCGCCGTGGCGCGGGAAGTCGGCGCTCGACGCCGCCATGCTGATGGGACAGGGATGGGAGTACAAGCGCGAGCACCTCGAGCCGCAGCAACGCTCGCACTACATCATCCGCGACGGCGGCGACCAACCCAACGTCGTCCCGCAGACCGCGAGCATCTGGTTCTACATCCGCGAGCGCGATCACGAACGCGTGGTGCGCAACTTCGAGGCGGCCAAGCGCATCGCGCAGGGCGCCGCGATGATGACCGACACCAGGCTCGACACGATCCAGGTGGTCGGCTCGGCGTGGGACGTGCACTTCAACAAGGCCGTGGCCGAGGCCGCATTCGCCAACATCAAGCGCGTGGGGCTCCCGAAGTGGGACGAGAAGGACCAGCTCCTCGCCCGGTCGCTGCAGAAGGAGATGGGGGCGCCCGACAGCGGGCTGGCGACCAGGATCGACAGCCTCTCCGGCCCGCCGCCCGACAACGTCGTGTATGGCGGCTCGGACGACATCGGCGACATCTCGTGGAACGTCCCGACCATCACACTGTCCTATCCGTCCAACATTCCCGGGACGCCGGGACACAACTGGGCCGACGCCATCGCCATGGCGACGCCCATCGCGCACAAGGGCGCGGTGGCGGGTGCCAAGGTGCAGGCGCTCACGATGCTCGACCTGCTGCTGACGCCGAAGATCGTCGCCGACGCCTGGACGTACTTCAACACCGTCCAGACGAAGGACCGGAAGTACCAGTCGTTCCTCGGCCCTAACGACGGACCGCCGACCTTCCTCAACGAGGAGATCATGGCGCGGTGGCGGCCGCTCATGCGGAAGTACTACTACGACCCGGCCAGGTACGGGACGTACCTGGAGCAGCTGGGGATCACGTATCCGACGTTGAAGCCGGCGATCCAATAG